From the Deinococcus radiophilus genome, one window contains:
- a CDS encoding coiled-coil domain-containing protein, which yields MRGAAIMLLSAGLGFLPAAQAQQLDAYRTLNGALSAAAAARNESAASALDQLNAADRALAELNSSLTDRQLASTLAGTLGEARAALARQPADLEAQTLHARALARQALYTQTTADLLQYGLNGETRPRLEQLAADFDLDQAQSVALLAAANRGDIPDVTTRLQQAAARQAVRLLEPWSLNATLSQSEAYLRLVQANGWHFILQEARDIPSTQADSYAEVIALVADREAAQAAPQIRALYFAALQTAQTRERAMQPVNLPPPSETAGANTTAASTTSLSEEEQLTAALYGTLARALTSAISNEQALTREQLQAAEALARALPQDWQGPQAEQLANHLASLSDRAGLRPGDIIGSMMEVRALERHVGGLPSDELPAQRWVATFWNGGMQALAFFLLSVLVPLPFYYKARALGRRGAAWRKVSFGIGLLLAPLVLEGIASVATWLGDVLGVSALGLLGNLSIRQSPPGQLAWWLLSLSGLILLILGFRQLGQPRDRLASARQSWDASRHNLESGTTQSGATPLPDANTPSNKTFWQR from the coding sequence ATGCGGGGAGCTGCCATCATGCTGCTGAGCGCTGGGCTGGGCTTTCTGCCCGCAGCACAGGCCCAGCAACTGGATGCCTACCGCACCCTCAATGGCGCCCTGAGCGCCGCTGCTGCTGCCCGCAATGAGAGTGCCGCCAGTGCACTGGACCAGCTGAACGCCGCTGACCGGGCACTGGCCGAATTGAATTCCAGCCTGACTGACCGGCAACTGGCCAGCACCCTTGCGGGTACGCTGGGTGAAGCCCGCGCCGCTCTGGCCCGCCAACCTGCCGACTTGGAAGCCCAGACATTGCATGCTCGGGCGCTCGCCCGGCAAGCCCTCTATACCCAGACCACGGCTGATCTGCTGCAATATGGCCTGAATGGCGAGACCCGGCCCCGCCTGGAACAACTGGCCGCCGACTTCGACCTTGATCAGGCACAGAGCGTGGCACTGCTTGCGGCTGCCAACCGTGGCGACATTCCCGATGTCACCACCCGCCTGCAACAAGCTGCTGCACGGCAAGCGGTCCGGCTGCTGGAACCCTGGAGCCTGAACGCTACCTTGTCACAGTCCGAGGCTTACCTAAGGTTGGTCCAGGCCAATGGCTGGCATTTCATCCTTCAGGAAGCCCGCGACATTCCCAGTACCCAGGCCGACAGTTATGCCGAAGTGATTGCCCTGGTGGCCGACCGTGAAGCGGCCCAGGCTGCGCCACAAATCCGTGCGCTGTACTTTGCCGCGCTGCAAACGGCCCAGACACGTGAACGGGCCATGCAGCCGGTTAACCTTCCACCACCATCGGAGACGGCAGGCGCTAACACGACTGCGGCGTCTACCACATCCCTTTCGGAAGAAGAACAGTTGACGGCTGCCCTCTACGGCACCCTGGCCCGCGCCCTGACCTCAGCCATCAGCAATGAGCAGGCACTGACCCGTGAACAGCTTCAAGCAGCTGAGGCCCTGGCCCGCGCCCTGCCGCAGGACTGGCAGGGTCCGCAGGCCGAACAACTCGCAAATCACCTTGCCAGCCTCTCTGACCGCGCTGGCCTGCGCCCTGGGGACATTATCGGCAGCATGATGGAAGTGCGGGCACTCGAACGTCACGTTGGCGGCCTGCCCAGCGATGAGTTGCCTGCACAACGCTGGGTGGCGACCTTTTGGAATGGAGGCATGCAGGCCCTGGCCTTCTTCCTGCTGTCAGTTCTGGTGCCGCTGCCCTTCTATTACAAGGCGCGGGCGCTGGGACGGCGTGGCGCGGCCTGGCGAAAAGTCTCCTTCGGCATCGGGTTGCTGTTGGCCCCACTGGTCCTTGAAGGTATCGCCTCCGTGGCGACTTGGCTGGGGGATGTGCTGGGTGTGTCCGCTTTGGGCCTGCTAGGCAACCTGAGTATCCGCCAAAGTCCACCTGGACAGCTGGCCTGGTGGCTGCTAAGCCTGAGCGGCCTGATCCTGCTGATTCTGGGCTTCCGCCAACTGGGACAACCGCGTGACCGCCTGGCCTCGGCGCGGCAAAGTTGGGACGCATCACGCCATAATCTGGAATCCGGCACCACCCAGAGTGGCGCAACCCCGCTACCCGACGCCAATACCCCGTCCAACAAAACGTTCTGGCAGCGCTGA
- the groL gene encoding chaperonin GroEL (60 kDa chaperone family; promotes refolding of misfolded polypeptides especially under stressful conditions; forms two stacked rings of heptamers to form a barrel-shaped 14mer; ends can be capped by GroES; misfolded proteins enter the barrel where they are refolded when GroES binds), which produces MPKQLVFDESARRSMERGVNAVANAVKVTLGPRGRNVVIEKKFGSPTITKDGVTVAKEVELEDKLENIGAQLLKEVASKTNDITGDGTTTATVLGQAVVKEGLRNVAAGANPLALKRGIEKAVAAAIEEIQKLAVPVEDSDAIKKVAGISANDPQVGEEIASAMDKVGKEGVITIEESKGFDTEVDVVEGMQFDKGYISPYFITNTESMEAVLEDPFILINEKKVSALKDLLPVLEKVAQTGRPLLIIAEDVDGEALATLVVNKLRGTLNIAAVKAPGFGDRRKEMLRDIAAVTGGEVVSEDLGHKLENVGMDMLGTAARVRITKDETTIVDGKGEQSSIDQRVNAIKAELDATDSDYAREKLQERLAKLAGGVAVIRVGAATETELKEKKHRYEDALSTARSAVEEGIVAGGGTTLLRVIPAVRKAAESLEGDEATGARILIRALEEPARQIAVNAGEEGSVIVNAVINSDQARYGFNAATGEYVEDMVAAGIVDPAKVTRTALQNAASIGALILTTEAIVADKPEPEKASAGAPDMGGMGGMDF; this is translated from the coding sequence ATGCCTAAACAACTTGTATTTGACGAATCCGCCCGCCGCAGCATGGAGCGCGGTGTCAACGCCGTTGCCAACGCCGTGAAAGTGACCCTCGGCCCGCGTGGCCGCAACGTGGTCATTGAGAAGAAGTTCGGCAGCCCCACCATCACCAAAGACGGCGTGACCGTCGCCAAGGAAGTGGAGCTGGAAGACAAGCTGGAGAACATCGGCGCACAGCTGCTGAAAGAAGTCGCCAGCAAGACCAACGACATCACCGGTGACGGCACGACCACCGCCACCGTGCTGGGTCAGGCTGTCGTCAAAGAAGGTCTGCGTAACGTGGCCGCCGGCGCCAATCCCCTCGCCCTGAAGCGCGGCATCGAAAAAGCCGTGGCCGCCGCCATCGAAGAAATTCAGAAGCTGGCCGTGCCGGTGGAAGACAGCGACGCCATCAAGAAGGTGGCTGGCATCTCCGCCAACGATCCCCAGGTCGGCGAAGAAATCGCCTCCGCGATGGACAAGGTGGGCAAAGAAGGCGTCATCACCATCGAGGAAAGCAAGGGCTTCGACACCGAAGTGGACGTCGTGGAAGGCATGCAGTTCGACAAGGGCTACATCAGCCCCTACTTCATCACCAACACCGAGAGCATGGAAGCGGTGCTGGAAGACCCCTTCATCCTGATCAACGAGAAGAAAGTCAGCGCCCTGAAGGACCTGCTGCCCGTGCTGGAAAAAGTGGCCCAGACTGGACGCCCCCTCCTGATCATCGCTGAAGACGTGGACGGCGAAGCGCTGGCCACCCTGGTCGTCAACAAGCTGCGCGGCACGCTGAACATCGCCGCCGTGAAGGCTCCCGGCTTCGGTGACCGCCGCAAGGAAATGCTGCGCGACATCGCTGCTGTGACCGGCGGCGAAGTGGTGAGCGAGGACCTGGGCCACAAGCTGGAAAATGTCGGCATGGACATGCTGGGCACCGCTGCCCGCGTACGCATCACCAAAGACGAAACCACCATTGTGGACGGTAAAGGTGAGCAGAGCAGCATCGACCAGCGCGTGAACGCCATTAAAGCCGAGCTGGACGCCACCGACAGCGACTACGCCCGCGAGAAGCTGCAAGAGCGCCTGGCCAAGCTGGCCGGCGGCGTGGCCGTGATCCGCGTGGGTGCCGCCACCGAAACCGAGCTGAAAGAGAAGAAGCACCGCTACGAGGACGCCCTGTCCACCGCCCGCTCGGCGGTGGAAGAAGGCATCGTGGCCGGCGGTGGTACCACCCTGCTGCGCGTAATTCCTGCGGTCCGCAAGGCCGCCGAGAGCCTGGAAGGCGATGAAGCCACCGGCGCACGCATCCTGATCCGTGCCCTGGAAGAACCCGCCCGCCAGATCGCCGTGAACGCCGGTGAAGAAGGCAGCGTGATCGTGAACGCTGTCATCAACTCCGACCAGGCCCGCTACGGCTTTAACGCCGCCACCGGTGAGTACGTCGAGGACATGGTCGCCGCCGGTATCGTGGACCCTGCCAAGGTGACCCGCACCGCGCTGCAGAACGCCGCCAGCATCGGTGCCCTGATCCTGACCACCGAAGCCATCGTGGCTGACAAGCCCGAACCCGAAAAAGCCTCCGCAGGTGCTCCCGACATGGGCGGCATGGGCGGTATGGACTTCTGA
- the groES gene encoding co-chaperone GroES, with amino-acid sequence MLKPLGDRVLVEIIEEAEQKTAEGLYVPDSAKEKSQRGKVVAVGSGKLLDSGERVALEVNVGDTVYFAKYGGTEVSVEGKDYSLLSERDILAIVE; translated from the coding sequence ATGCTGAAACCTTTAGGAGACCGTGTGCTGGTCGAAATTATCGAGGAAGCTGAGCAGAAGACCGCCGAGGGCCTGTATGTACCCGACAGCGCCAAAGAAAAAAGCCAGCGCGGCAAAGTCGTGGCTGTGGGCAGCGGCAAGCTGCTCGACAGCGGCGAGCGCGTGGCCCTGGAAGTGAACGTGGGCGACACTGTCTACTTCGCCAAGTATGGCGGCACCGAAGTCAGCGTGGAAGGCAAGGACTACTCCCTGCTGTCCGAGCGCGACATTCTGGCCATCGTAGAGTGA
- a CDS encoding diguanylate cyclase domain-containing protein, with amino-acid sequence MLGNAPVSVARINVDAFGRLSEQLGRSAAESLLRGLERDLSTHFPSDALLGQLGPDEYGVILPETSPETALRLLDDLVRHFARHRDPRWPPGVGLSAGIASRPAHAGSAADLLLHADEALLRAKREGRGRACLYTPAKMVLKANYYPRSQLDRLKKRARAEGRSEAELLREALDRYLQS; translated from the coding sequence GTGCTAGGCAACGCCCCTGTGAGTGTGGCCCGCATCAACGTGGATGCCTTCGGCCGTCTGAGCGAGCAACTGGGCCGCAGCGCCGCCGAAAGCCTGCTGCGTGGGCTGGAACGTGACCTGTCTACCCACTTTCCGAGTGACGCCCTCTTGGGACAGCTGGGGCCAGACGAATATGGCGTGATTCTGCCCGAAACCTCGCCTGAAACTGCCCTGCGGCTGCTGGATGATCTGGTGCGCCACTTTGCCCGGCACCGCGACCCGCGCTGGCCGCCTGGTGTCGGCCTGAGTGCCGGGATCGCCAGTCGGCCTGCCCACGCTGGGAGTGCCGCTGATCTGCTGTTACATGCCGACGAAGCCCTGCTGCGGGCCAAGCGCGAGGGCCGGGGCCGCGCCTGCCTCTATACCCCCGCAAAAATGGTCCTGAAGGCCAACTACTATCCCCGCAGTCAACTGGACCGCCTTAAAAAGCGTGCCCGCGCCGAAGGCCGTAGCGAAGCCGAACTGTTACGGGAGGCGCTGGACCGGTACCTGCAGAGCTGA
- a CDS encoding GNAT family N-acetyltransferase, whose product MSELHPVLTGEKVILARLRREDIPELARRFANLELTTYLGAYGGAFSLQDEEAYFESIAKSSAEGVTFGIYERESGSLIGGTDLRSIHHRHGTAELGISIHNPEYWGGGYGSEATGLLVEYGMFFLGLHNIQLNVFSYNVRGIRAYEKVGFREIGRRRGAVRLGAERFDTVMMDITADEVDTSRMRALVKLLE is encoded by the coding sequence ATGAGTGAACTACACCCTGTGCTGACCGGAGAAAAAGTTATTCTGGCCCGCCTACGCCGCGAGGACATTCCTGAGCTGGCCCGGCGCTTCGCCAATCTGGAACTGACCACCTATCTGGGAGCCTACGGCGGTGCCTTCAGTCTTCAGGACGAAGAAGCCTATTTCGAGAGCATCGCCAAAAGCAGTGCAGAAGGCGTTACTTTCGGCATCTATGAGCGCGAGAGCGGCAGCTTGATCGGCGGCACCGACCTGCGGTCCATCCATCACCGCCACGGCACTGCCGAGCTGGGCATCAGCATTCACAACCCTGAATACTGGGGGGGCGGTTACGGCAGCGAAGCCACTGGATTGCTGGTGGAATACGGCATGTTTTTCTTGGGGCTGCATAACATCCAGCTGAACGTCTTCTCGTACAACGTGCGCGGCATTCGCGCCTACGAGAAGGTGGGCTTCCGCGAAATCGGGCGGCGGCGTGGGGCCGTGCGGCTGGGTGCCGAGCGTTTCGATACGGTCATGATGGACATCACGGCGGATGAGGTTGATACCTCGCGGATGAGGGCGCTGGTGAAGTTGCTGGAGTAG
- the def gene encoding peptide deformylase — protein MSDAPSIYPIRLYGDPVLRRKARPLAHTDTLELPGFGPQNLRQVADTMLETMFEARGVGLAAPQVGLGVRMFVAVEYEDDEEENEGQETPLKSRVLREFVMLNPRLSVIDKKKVRSETEGCLSIPDIYEEGVPRARAVRLDYTDLDGRMQSVEAEDYLARVFQHEFDHLEGKLFIDYLPQDTVNEYRGALLAMQRQAKQHLDRLRHQAADGHRHERL, from the coding sequence ATGAGTGACGCACCTTCCATCTATCCCATTCGGCTGTACGGCGACCCCGTACTGCGCCGCAAGGCCCGGCCACTGGCGCATACCGACACCTTAGAACTGCCAGGCTTTGGGCCACAGAACTTGCGCCAGGTGGCCGACACCATGCTGGAAACCATGTTCGAGGCGCGGGGCGTGGGCCTGGCTGCGCCGCAGGTGGGCCTGGGTGTGCGGATGTTCGTGGCGGTGGAATACGAGGACGACGAAGAAGAGAACGAGGGCCAGGAGACACCGCTCAAATCGCGGGTCCTGCGCGAGTTCGTGATGCTGAACCCTCGGCTAAGCGTCATAGACAAGAAGAAGGTCCGCTCGGAGACCGAAGGCTGCCTGAGCATCCCCGACATCTACGAGGAGGGCGTGCCGCGTGCCCGTGCCGTACGGCTGGACTACACTGATCTGGACGGCCGGATGCAGAGCGTGGAGGCGGAGGATTACCTCGCCCGTGTCTTTCAGCACGAGTTCGACCATCTGGAAGGCAAACTGTTTATCGATTATCTGCCACAGGACACTGTGAACGAGTACCGGGGTGCTCTGCTGGCCATGCAGCGCCAAGCCAAGCAACATCTGGACCGGCTGCGTCATCAGGCCGCCGACGGACACCGCCATGAGCGCCTCTGA
- the fmt gene encoding methionyl-tRNA formyltransferase — translation MTGIRRVAFFGSPAFALPVLDALHAAFEVVLVVSQPDKPVGRGLKLTPPPVAARATELGLPLAQPTKLRGNAEFQAQLRASGAEVAVTCAYGKLLPQSLLDVLPYGFLNTHTSLLPAYRGAAPIQWALIEGETVTGTTIMQTDVGMDTGDILLQRELEIQPEWSALELSASLSQQAAELAVQAVRERPLLTPRSQNHAQATHAPLLTKEDGFVRWDDPAQRIVDRYRGVAAWPQTTAFVGGQRVKLDGLTVHPDTTPNGTVPGQILGVDGDSLQVATGDGILRIATVQPASKKPQPAAQWAQGLSEGASFDWEPSPGRART, via the coding sequence ATGACAGGGATCCGCCGCGTCGCCTTTTTCGGGTCGCCCGCCTTCGCGCTGCCGGTGCTAGATGCACTGCACGCCGCCTTTGAAGTGGTCCTGGTCGTCAGTCAACCAGATAAGCCGGTGGGACGTGGCCTGAAACTGACGCCGCCCCCGGTGGCCGCCCGTGCCACCGAGTTGGGCCTGCCATTGGCGCAACCGACCAAGCTGCGCGGCAACGCCGAGTTTCAAGCTCAGCTGCGGGCCAGCGGCGCCGAGGTAGCCGTGACCTGCGCCTATGGCAAGCTGCTGCCCCAGAGCCTGCTGGACGTGCTGCCCTACGGCTTTCTCAACACCCACACCAGTCTGCTGCCCGCTTACCGCGGCGCCGCCCCCATCCAGTGGGCGCTGATTGAGGGCGAAACCGTCACGGGCACGACCATCATGCAGACCGACGTGGGTATGGACACCGGAGACATCCTCTTGCAACGCGAGCTGGAAATACAGCCGGAATGGAGCGCACTGGAACTGAGTGCCAGCCTCTCACAGCAAGCCGCTGAATTGGCGGTGCAGGCCGTACGTGAGAGGCCCCTGCTAACGCCCAGGTCGCAAAACCACGCACAGGCCACCCATGCCCCCCTACTCACCAAGGAAGACGGCTTTGTCCGCTGGGACGATCCGGCGCAGCGTATCGTGGACCGTTACCGGGGGGTCGCAGCTTGGCCGCAGACCACAGCTTTCGTGGGCGGGCAGCGGGTCAAGCTGGACGGACTGACGGTGCATCCAGATACCACTCCAAACGGGACGGTGCCTGGTCAGATTTTGGGTGTTGACGGCGATAGCCTCCAGGTTGCCACCGGAGACGGCATCCTGCGAATCGCCACGGTACAGCCTGCCAGTAAGAAGCCGCAGCCCGCCGCACAGTGGGCGCAGGGACTGTCAGAGGGCGCCAGCTTTGACTGGGAACCCAGCCCTGGCCGGGCGCGTACCTGA
- a CDS encoding LURP-one-related/scramblase family protein, which translates to MTIQNVAFPVQMEFRLSIRTEIRVTDAQGHLLAVVKEKMFSVRDEVRIYADDAKRNQSYSIKAKRLLAGALDWKAQRLIVAEGGRPVGTLAAQGIRTMWGAAYEVLDGHGQRQFTISDDQPWMSAVEGVIGGVPLLGDVAAAAFDYFVNPTFTVRDEQGNPAARVHKQRPFFSRRFMVEELSPISDAEAELLLTSLIQLVLRERERG; encoded by the coding sequence ATGACGATCCAGAATGTGGCCTTTCCCGTGCAGATGGAGTTCCGCCTGAGCATCCGCACCGAGATTCGCGTAACGGATGCACAGGGCCACTTGCTGGCCGTTGTCAAGGAAAAGATGTTTTCGGTTCGCGATGAGGTCCGCATCTACGCCGACGATGCCAAGCGTAATCAGAGCTACTCCATCAAGGCCAAGCGCCTGCTGGCCGGTGCGCTGGATTGGAAAGCCCAGCGCCTGATCGTGGCCGAGGGAGGCCGCCCAGTAGGCACACTGGCTGCCCAGGGGATACGGACCATGTGGGGCGCGGCCTATGAGGTGCTGGATGGGCACGGCCAGCGTCAGTTCACCATCAGTGACGATCAGCCCTGGATGAGCGCGGTGGAGGGTGTGATCGGTGGCGTGCCGCTCCTCGGCGACGTGGCCGCCGCTGCCTTCGATTATTTCGTGAATCCCACCTTTACGGTGCGCGACGAGCAGGGAAACCCAGCGGCGCGAGTTCATAAGCAGAGGCCCTTTTTCTCGCGGCGCTTCATGGTAGAAGAGCTAAGCCCGATCAGCGACGCAGAGGCCGAGTTGTTGCTCACCAGCTTGATTCAACTGGTCCTGCGGGAACGTGAGCGAGGCTGA
- a CDS encoding endonuclease III domain-containing protein, producing the protein MTDSLFPSARPLNAEASAPERAELLLWMHERLTAEYGERPLVPRREPMHELISTILSQRTNWRDEDAAYQELRTLGDWDAISQAPTEAVAHAIRRSNYPEQKASRIQATLRAICEKRGGYDLDFLAELPVKEALTWLTDLPGVGVKTASLVLLFNYARPVFPVDTHVHRINTRVGSIPKMGEQAAHRALLALLPPAPPLLYQFHVNLLSHGQQVCQWSHPTCEKCVLRERCDAYAVYGNKVPSFQK; encoded by the coding sequence GTGACTGACTCGCTTTTTCCTTCCGCCCGCCCTCTGAACGCTGAAGCCAGCGCTCCGGAGCGAGCGGAATTGCTGCTGTGGATGCATGAACGTTTGACGGCGGAATATGGCGAGCGCCCGCTGGTTCCCCGCCGTGAGCCGATGCATGAGCTGATCAGTACTATCTTGTCGCAGCGCACCAACTGGCGTGATGAGGACGCGGCTTATCAGGAACTGCGTACTCTGGGCGACTGGGACGCGATCAGTCAGGCACCCACCGAAGCGGTGGCTCATGCCATTCGCCGCAGCAATTACCCGGAGCAGAAGGCCTCCCGAATACAAGCCACCTTGCGTGCCATCTGCGAGAAGCGCGGCGGCTACGACTTGGATTTTCTGGCCGAGCTTCCGGTGAAAGAGGCTCTAACGTGGCTCACCGACCTCCCAGGAGTAGGGGTGAAAACGGCCTCACTCGTGTTGCTCTTCAATTATGCCCGCCCAGTGTTTCCGGTAGATACCCACGTTCACCGCATCAACACGCGGGTGGGGAGCATTCCCAAAATGGGCGAACAGGCGGCCCACCGGGCGCTGTTGGCACTATTGCCACCCGCCCCACCGCTGCTGTACCAGTTCCATGTCAATCTGCTGTCGCATGGTCAGCAGGTCTGTCAGTGGTCCCATCCCACATGCGAAAAATGCGTCCTGCGGGAGCGTTGTGACGCCTACGCGGTGTACGGGAACAAAGTGCCCTCATTCCAAAAATAG
- the ddrC gene encoding DNA damage response protein DdrC codes for MKTAPLTLEFGSTKLTASHDGLLQASGALAQLGADKVDWDWFRERHGLTSPARDFGAGPEPTLSVPEFVALAFKLDTPAARRWRKRSQDLLASALTGDVKLAAQIAERNPDPDARRWLAARLESTEARRELMSTVARRGGHGAVYRQLGSLSNRSVLGMNSTALRRERGVKNTRDGLSSAELLRMAYLDTATARALEEQNAEGNAAILAVHEQTLIREQKLWESGALPRSG; via the coding sequence ATGAAAACCGCTCCTCTGACTCTGGAATTTGGCAGCACCAAGCTGACCGCCAGCCACGACGGCCTGCTGCAGGCCAGTGGGGCTTTGGCGCAGCTGGGCGCAGATAAGGTGGACTGGGACTGGTTCCGTGAGCGCCACGGTCTGACCAGTCCGGCCCGTGACTTCGGGGCAGGCCCGGAACCGACCCTCAGCGTGCCGGAGTTCGTGGCCCTGGCCTTCAAACTTGATACCCCAGCAGCTCGCCGCTGGCGCAAGCGCTCACAAGACCTGCTGGCCAGCGCCCTGACGGGGGATGTCAAGCTGGCCGCCCAGATTGCCGAGCGCAATCCCGATCCTGACGCCCGTCGCTGGTTGGCCGCCCGCCTAGAAAGCACCGAGGCCCGCCGTGAACTGATGAGCACGGTGGCCCGCCGGGGTGGACATGGTGCGGTGTACCGCCAGCTGGGCAGTCTGAGCAACCGCTCGGTGCTGGGCATGAACAGCACTGCCCTGCGCCGCGAACGTGGAGTCAAGAACACCCGCGACGGCCTGAGTAGCGCCGAACTGCTGCGGATGGCTTATCTGGATACCGCCACGGCCCGCGCTCTGGAAGAGCAGAATGCTGAGGGCAACGCCGCCATTTTGGCCGTCCACGAGCAGACCCTGATCCGTGAGCAAAAGCTCTGGGAGTCGGGCGCATTGCCCCGCAGTGGCTGA
- a CDS encoding pyridoxal phosphate-dependent aminotransferase, translated as MFRPPTSEQPLKLNFNENNQGISPLAHEALLSALAEVHRYPDRPHAELTVALAEHHGVGPQQVTLGSGSSQIIHIIVGAVARRAQDAGQPTQVVMPVPTFDAGASAAAARRLPVQAIPLRGNLEADLIALQAACEDFDGQSVVYLCNPNNPTGTVVDSAELRAWVEAAPQTLFLIDEAYVEYVTDSRFQPVDAWVRDGLPNVAVARTFSKLHGLAGLRVGYSLSSQENAALFATFLPEMPVNLLGLLAARASLGDTDFQRRSLDQTLLARRRVLDTLDRLGLRYADPQANFVFHELPAHLGGNRSYRQRMRERHVIVGRDFAAYEGWNRLSLGTPEEMAHVTAEMMQVLGQKE; from the coding sequence ATGTTCCGGCCTCCTACCTCCGAGCAGCCACTAAAACTGAACTTCAACGAGAACAACCAGGGCATCTCGCCACTGGCCCATGAGGCGCTGCTGTCGGCATTGGCAGAGGTTCACCGCTACCCGGACCGTCCGCACGCCGAACTGACGGTGGCCCTGGCCGAGCATCATGGTGTGGGACCGCAACAGGTCACGCTGGGCAGCGGGTCGTCGCAGATCATCCATATCATTGTCGGGGCAGTGGCCCGCCGCGCGCAGGATGCAGGCCAGCCGACTCAGGTGGTGATGCCGGTGCCCACGTTCGATGCTGGGGCCTCAGCGGCGGCAGCGCGGAGGTTGCCGGTGCAGGCCATACCGCTCCGCGGCAATCTGGAAGCCGACCTGATTGCATTGCAGGCCGCCTGCGAGGATTTTGACGGCCAGAGTGTGGTGTACCTCTGCAACCCCAACAATCCGACGGGTACGGTGGTGGACAGTGCGGAACTGCGCGCCTGGGTAGAAGCCGCACCCCAGACTTTGTTCCTGATAGACGAAGCCTATGTGGAATACGTGACGGACTCGCGCTTCCAGCCTGTGGATGCCTGGGTGCGTGACGGCCTGCCGAATGTGGCTGTGGCGCGCACCTTCTCCAAGTTGCACGGTTTGGCGGGGCTGCGGGTAGGCTACAGCCTGTCCAGCCAGGAAAATGCCGCCCTGTTCGCCACTTTCTTACCGGAAATGCCAGTCAACCTGCTGGGATTGCTGGCCGCCCGCGCCTCACTGGGCGATACGGACTTCCAGCGTCGTAGCCTGGATCAGACCCTGCTGGCCCGCCGCCGGGTGTTGGACACCCTGGACCGTCTGGGACTGCGCTACGCCGACCCGCAGGCCAACTTCGTCTTTCATGAGTTGCCAGCTCATCTGGGGGGCAACCGCAGTTACCGCCAGCGGATGCGTGAGCGGCATGTGATCGTGGGGCGTGATTTTGCAGCTTATGAGGGCTGGAACCGTCTGTCTCTGGGGACACCGGAAGAGATGGCACATGTAACGGCTGAAATGATGCAGGTGCTGGGTCAGAAGGAGTAG
- a CDS encoding Crp/Fnr family transcriptional regulator, which translates to MLNDKDYPSLVWHLKKTELFCDVELDELERVASTTLMRAYRAGEVIYRMDDPADALYLVRSGMVKISKLFPNGKEAILSVIGPHGSFGELLMRPQERRPTQAEAVESTRLIAVPQAELQALLQARPDLALKLIGVLATRLFDAQHWSATVNAYSASERVASLLARLGREFGRPHEGGTELNLKLNQEDLARMVGATRETVSHSLQKLKREGAIIRQRSPFVLNLEALEAYVDGPSK; encoded by the coding sequence ATGTTGAACGATAAGGATTACCCCAGCCTGGTCTGGCACCTCAAGAAGACAGAACTTTTCTGCGATGTCGAACTGGATGAGCTGGAGCGTGTGGCGTCCACCACGCTGATGCGGGCTTACCGTGCCGGTGAAGTGATTTACCGAATGGACGACCCTGCCGACGCGCTCTATCTGGTGCGCAGCGGCATGGTGAAAATCAGCAAGCTGTTCCCCAATGGCAAGGAAGCGATCCTGAGTGTCATTGGGCCACACGGCAGCTTCGGCGAACTGCTGATGCGTCCACAGGAGCGCCGCCCGACCCAGGCCGAAGCTGTTGAATCTACCCGGCTGATCGCAGTGCCCCAGGCCGAGTTGCAGGCGCTGTTGCAGGCGAGGCCTGATCTGGCGCTCAAACTGATCGGAGTATTGGCGACGCGGCTGTTTGACGCTCAGCACTGGAGCGCCACCGTCAACGCCTATTCTGCTTCCGAGCGGGTGGCCAGCCTACTGGCCCGCTTGGGGCGCGAGTTCGGTCGTCCACATGAAGGGGGCACCGAGTTGAACCTTAAGCTGAATCAGGAAGACCTGGCCCGCATGGTCGGCGCGACCCGTGAAACCGTCAGCCACTCGTTGCAGAAGCTGAAGCGTGAAGGGGCGATCATCCGCCAGCGCAGTCCTTTTGTGCTGAATTTGGAAGCGCTGGAAGCTTACGTAGACGGCCCCAGTAAGTAG